In the genome of Hugenholtzia roseola DSM 9546, one region contains:
- a CDS encoding DNA translocase FtsK, with amino-acid sequence MSFEKNTYRGNEPLRPNHSTSTASQTSPTRFAFLAALQDRRLRLLLGLGLIAFSLFLLLSFVSFFWTGKADQSIAENFFSTLPTEAGREAENWVGLTGALLAHLFIYSLFGVGSLLILPSLLFYAGWIFAFGYQWRKFRIISIPSLFLLIWGSILLGYGVYLFDSQPQWAFFCGSFGYHVAALLSDMIGVGTPLLLIFSAALFGFFYKEEWNSLWQDSQQNFQTLRNLGSRKTEQARKNPAFDQDDLPFETQKTRATAEKNNTDLQEQDSTQNPKKERSPANPDKKAALFTQNPLLGQNEKPQKAQDDNKNPIKSLDNQQGNPKNKTESKSENKTENKSNPKKDTTTRPISTPENTQKTVDNVEKAGQKKPEKPLEEDFVGKKIGFQSKETTPKDLPKTEKGKGWLSGIFNPKKDEEREKEPTFEQQLEAQIKEAQEEPTQNPTANIVREANEKVNAQSAPAEFTLKNRPKEDFPTQDDEAESATDEEAAASLLVQQKPQIEEKNTKKQPEVPVFYRDPRGILKDYQLPPTTILETHGAKQVPIDREDLENVKNRIVQTLENFKIRIKKITAEVGPTVTLYEIVPAEGVKISQIRNLGDDIALNLSALGIRIIAPMPGKGTIGIEVPNKNREIVPFRALVETPAFQHTKKELPLLLGKTISNEVFVADLTKMPHLLIGGATGQGKSVGINVILASLLYKRHPDEIKFVMIDPKKVEFSLFSKLEKHYLAHLPNTDPIVTDPAMAVKTLEALCKEMDLRYDLLRDADCRNVREYNAKFLAGLLEEDQHHRFLPYIVLVIDELADLMIIAGKAAEKPIARLAQMARAIGIHLVVATQRPSVNVVTGIIKANFPARMAFRVTSKIDSRIILDASGAEQLIGQGDMLLSNGSDILRLQCAFLDTPEVESVCKYIAEQQGFPAAYPLPEDEPEEEEMEEGENDVF; translated from the coding sequence ATGAGTTTTGAAAAAAACACCTATCGCGGCAATGAGCCTTTGCGTCCCAATCATAGCACCTCAACGGCTTCACAAACGTCGCCCACACGCTTTGCGTTCTTGGCTGCCTTGCAAGACCGCCGTTTGCGCTTGCTCTTGGGCTTGGGTCTGATTGCTTTTTCGCTCTTTTTGCTCCTCTCCTTTGTGTCTTTCTTTTGGACGGGAAAAGCCGACCAAAGCATAGCCGAAAACTTTTTTAGCACCCTGCCCACCGAGGCAGGCAGAGAAGCCGAAAATTGGGTAGGGCTGACAGGTGCGTTGCTTGCCCATCTCTTTATTTATTCGCTCTTTGGGGTAGGTTCGCTGCTCATTTTGCCGTCGCTGCTTTTTTATGCAGGTTGGATTTTTGCTTTCGGATACCAATGGCGCAAGTTTCGTATCATTAGCATACCCTCACTTTTTTTGCTTATTTGGGGTAGTATTTTATTAGGATATGGGGTCTATCTTTTTGATAGTCAGCCACAATGGGCATTTTTCTGTGGCAGTTTTGGCTATCATGTGGCAGCCCTTTTGAGCGATATGATAGGCGTAGGCACGCCTTTATTGCTTATTTTTTCGGCAGCCCTTTTTGGTTTCTTCTACAAAGAAGAATGGAATAGCCTTTGGCAAGATTCCCAACAAAATTTCCAAACCCTGCGCAATTTGGGAAGCCGCAAGACCGAACAAGCGCGAAAAAATCCTGCCTTTGACCAAGACGACCTCCCTTTCGAAACCCAAAAGACGCGAGCCACAGCAGAAAAAAACAACACCGATTTACAAGAACAGGATAGTACCCAAAATCCGAAGAAGGAAAGAAGCCCTGCAAATCCTGATAAAAAGGCTGCTCTTTTTACTCAAAATCCGCTATTGGGTCAGAATGAAAAGCCACAAAAGGCACAAGACGACAACAAGAATCCTATAAAATCGCTTGACAATCAGCAGGGCAATCCGAAAAATAAAACAGAAAGTAAGTCAGAAAATAAAACAGAAAACAAATCTAACCCCAAAAAAGACACCACCACACGCCCCATTTCTACGCCCGAAAATACACAAAAGACGGTAGATAATGTTGAGAAAGCAGGTCAGAAAAAGCCAGAAAAGCCCTTAGAGGAAGATTTTGTAGGCAAAAAAATAGGCTTTCAATCCAAAGAAACTACCCCAAAAGATTTGCCCAAAACGGAAAAAGGAAAGGGCTGGCTTAGTGGTATTTTCAACCCCAAAAAGGACGAAGAGCGCGAAAAAGAACCCACTTTCGAGCAGCAATTAGAAGCCCAAATCAAGGAGGCACAGGAAGAGCCAACTCAAAATCCGACCGCTAATATTGTCAGGGAGGCAAACGAAAAAGTCAATGCCCAAAGTGCGCCCGCCGAATTTACCCTCAAAAACAGACCAAAAGAGGATTTTCCTACCCAAGACGATGAGGCAGAATCCGCCACCGACGAGGAAGCCGCCGCTTCGCTTTTGGTGCAGCAAAAGCCTCAAATAGAGGAGAAAAACACAAAGAAACAGCCCGAAGTGCCTGTTTTTTATCGCGACCCACGCGGCATTTTGAAGGACTACCAACTCCCGCCTACTACCATTTTGGAAACACATGGCGCAAAGCAAGTGCCGATAGATAGGGAAGATTTGGAAAACGTCAAGAATAGGATTGTTCAGACGTTGGAAAACTTCAAAATTCGCATCAAAAAAATAACGGCAGAGGTAGGGCCTACTGTTACGCTCTACGAAATTGTACCTGCCGAAGGGGTCAAGATTTCCCAAATTCGCAACTTGGGCGACGATATTGCCCTTAATCTTTCCGCTTTGGGGATTCGCATTATCGCCCCTATGCCGGGCAAAGGCACTATCGGCATAGAAGTACCGAATAAAAACCGCGAAATTGTCCCTTTTAGGGCGTTAGTAGAAACGCCAGCTTTCCAACACACCAAAAAAGAACTACCCCTACTTTTGGGTAAAACTATCTCCAATGAGGTCTTTGTAGCCGACCTAACCAAGATGCCGCACCTGCTTATTGGCGGCGCAACGGGGCAAGGAAAATCGGTAGGTATCAATGTCATTTTGGCATCTTTGCTCTACAAACGCCACCCCGACGAAATAAAATTCGTCATGATAGACCCTAAAAAGGTAGAGTTTTCGCTTTTTTCAAAGTTAGAGAAACATTATTTGGCGCACTTGCCCAATACCGACCCTATCGTTACCGACCCTGCTATGGCGGTCAAGACCTTAGAAGCACTTTGCAAAGAAATGGACTTGCGCTACGATTTACTTCGCGATGCCGATTGTAGGAATGTACGCGAGTACAATGCTAAATTTTTGGCAGGGCTTTTAGAAGAAGACCAGCATCATCGCTTCCTTCCTTATATCGTTTTGGTTATTGATGAGCTTGCCGATTTGATGATTATTGCAGGAAAAGCCGCCGAAAAACCCATTGCGCGTTTGGCACAGATGGCGCGTGCCATAGGGATTCACTTAGTTGTCGCGACCCAACGCCCTTCGGTTAATGTCGTAACAGGGATTATCAAGGCAAACTTCCCTGCGCGTATGGCTTTCCGCGTAACTTCCAAAATAGATTCGCGCATCATCTTAGATGCCAGCGGTGCAGAGCAACTTATCGGACAAGGCGATATGCTGCTTTCCAATGGTTCAGACATTTTACGACTACAATGTGCCTTTTTAGACACCCCCGAAGTAGAAAGCGTCTGTAAATATATCGCCGAACAGCAGGGCTTCCCTGCCGCCTATCCCCTGCCAGAGGACGAACCCGAAGAGGAGGAAATGGAAGAGGGTGAAAATGATGTGTTTTAG